The region GACTGCCgagtttcaagatattttaccAAGGCTAACtctagaaaaggaagcaaataggtggaaaatagcaaaaaatggTTATCTTTACGATcgtttgttgccatggcaacggtCTGTACTATACTcatatgaatgaaaaagaaatcccaggtgtgtggctaattttcacTGTGAATACGAGGAATTTAAGCccaaagctgaaacaaatagtTCATTTTCAGTTCTTCATCCTTCTTCAGGTGTACATACTTTTGATACTGTAAGATAAAGACAATTTCTTTCGTATTTCTAGTACCCACATGCCCTGCGGGGGGTATGTTGTGTATTAGGGGTCGAAATACTACTATAGAGTACAAATTGAGTCAGGCCAAGTGCTTTACACAACTGCTTTATTAGAACTCAATCAAGTATCTAGATGTACAATGGACAATAATCAAATAACTGCGGTTTAGGGTGTGCTAACTAATAACTACCGGTCATTTGACAGCTAAGACATAAACTAATAATAGGATAAAACACTACAGGGTACTCCCTATAATGGCCTATAAGGAGAGGCTCCACCCGAAAGGAGTACCTTTTTTCACGCTTCAGGTATATGAAAGGGTAGGGATTTTACGACTCAAAGTATATGAAAGGGTAGGGAAATCTATTATTTAGGTATTTAAAAGGAAGACCTTTCATTAATATATTTCGAACACACATACCTTATGACTGTACTGTTTGAATTTATTGAATGCGGCGTGAAAATGACACGACGACTTCCTGTTTGGAGGCTATACGAAAAGGGTACCATTTGTCAATGGAAGGTAAACGAAAGGGGTATCTTTTCTGCTAAAAATGGTATATAAAGGTGTAAGGGGTTGGACCTCGAGTAGGAGCATCCGCGTACTACTTTTTTTTAGTATCCCCGCGAGCCCTCATGCCGTCATTGACTGATTGTTTTTCCTAGTGATCAATGACTTTCCCGAGTTGGCAAGCAACCGGATCTTCGTCGGTCCCCGTGTTTTTCACGTGATGTTCCCGTGATGCCAATGTCGTTCGCAGGGTTTCTTggggaagggaagaagagCGACCCTGAAAACGAGGTTGCAATGGTGCTTGCCTTGTAGTCGACCCGGTTGAGGGATGATGACAACAGAGACCCAACATTGGCGATAACAACTTAATGTAACTTTGACGATATTGTTTGTTCATAATACCGTACAAGATCGGATTTAAACAGCTATGCAGTCTTGCAAGCAGTGTTGATGCAAACCAGAGCTCGtcaaaggaaatatttttaaaatcgaaCAGCATCCAAGCAACTTCCAATGGTAATAAAAGaaccaaaaacaatacaacaataacagctacagttttcaaaatcacaATATTCTCTCGAGCGGTTTCGTCACGTGTAGTACTTTCGCCTGTTCTCAATATTCTTTGTGGGATCACGGGTCGTCTGCGTAAGAAGAgccaaatttttatgtaaCAAATCGCTGTTATGATAAGTGgacaaaaaaactgaacacTCATCAATGTGGCGGTATATGCTTGGCTCAAACTTTTTGAAGGCCAAACTTCACGACAGTTGCCGTTCTTTGCTGGCTTCTTAACAATCATAATAGGTATCGCCAAAGTAAAAGCTATCAACCACACCAGTGAAACCCAAATCAGTGCCTTCCATCTTTTTAGTTTGGGTCCCCATGGATGAGTGATAACATAGCATCGATGTATGGCCATCGATGTAATGGTGAATAGTCCTGCATTGAACCCTGTTGTGGCAAGTGTCGTAGTGAATGCCTGCGATGAGCATGgaatgattattttaaattgtttgagGATGGAAATCAGTGACTCGGATACTAGCACTAAATCAGCACATGCTAAACAAGTGACAAATATAACGTTGATTGTTTTCCTGGTTCCTCTTTGGAGCACAATGATGAGGACAAATATGTTGCCAATGAGCCCAAGCAAGAATACCACAGACGTGAATACAAATTCAACCCACCACGTTGCTCCGTTGGACATAATTGATATTTGCAATTTGCCGTGAATTTGAAAAGCAATCAAGTCAACCAGGTCGTGTGTCCCTAATCATTCTGCAATAACTCAATTCCAAGAGTGCAACAGCAAT is a window of Acropora palmata chromosome 11, jaAcrPala1.3, whole genome shotgun sequence DNA encoding:
- the LOC141896833 gene encoding melatonin receptor type 1B-like; this translates as MSNGATWWVEFVFTSVVFLLGLIGNIFVLIIVLQRGTRKTINVIFVTCLACADLVLVSESLISILKQFKIIIPCSSQAFTTTLATTGFNAGLFTITSMAIHRCYVITHPWGPKLKRWKALIWVSLVWLIAFTLAIPIMIVKKPAKNGNCREVWPSKSLSQAYTATLMSVQFFCPLIITAICYIKIWLFLRRRPVIPQRILRTGESTTRDETARENIVILKTVAVIVVLFLVLLLPLEVAWMLFDFKNISFDELWFASTLLARLHSCLNPILYGIMNKQYRQSYIKLLSPMLGLCCHHPSTGSTTRQAPLQPRFQGRSSSLPQETLRTTLASREHHVKNTGTDEDPVACQLGKVIDH